A single window of Fibrobacter sp. UWR2 DNA harbors:
- the cdaA gene encoding diadenylate cyclase CdaA, which yields MVLFKLFDVIDVRMADILDILLVSIILYYVFLLFRGTRAVQMIVGGLLLIVAWLIAQWWELRSITWLLSNLTGIGIVALVILFQPEIRSALTRIGQMISRADLRQLFFHSSGLDEVTESITSAVQDLAKNRVGALIVLEKRVGLRNYEETGEILNARISSRLLRALFFPNSALHDGAVLLNSQHIVAAGCILPMPTGNAEGDAGYGMRHRAAKALAAECDAMVIVVSEETGGISIAYRNSLRRKLSIKELEAEIKRHWAELYHEETVNAEKIEVDE from the coding sequence ATGGTACTGTTTAAACTCTTCGATGTCATCGATGTCCGCATGGCCGACATCCTGGATATCCTCCTGGTATCCATAATCCTGTATTACGTGTTCCTGCTATTCAGGGGCACCCGCGCCGTGCAGATGATCGTGGGCGGCCTCCTTCTGATTGTTGCATGGCTCATTGCGCAATGGTGGGAACTGCGAAGCATTACGTGGCTACTCAGCAACCTGACGGGTATCGGTATCGTGGCGCTAGTCATCTTGTTCCAGCCCGAAATCCGAAGCGCGCTCACCCGTATCGGCCAGATGATAAGTCGAGCGGACCTACGGCAACTATTCTTCCACTCTAGCGGCCTCGACGAGGTGACGGAATCCATCACTTCCGCGGTACAGGACCTCGCAAAGAACCGCGTCGGTGCTCTTATCGTGCTCGAGAAGCGCGTTGGCCTTCGCAACTACGAAGAGACTGGCGAAATCTTGAACGCAAGGATTAGTTCACGCCTCCTGCGCGCCCTATTCTTCCCGAATTCGGCACTCCATGACGGCGCCGTACTCCTCAACAGCCAGCATATTGTCGCCGCAGGGTGCATTCTTCCCATGCCCACAGGCAACGCCGAAGGCGACGCAGGCTACGGCATGCGCCATCGCGCAGCAAAGGCTCTTGCCGCCGAATGCGACGCCATGGTTATCGTCGTCTCCGAAGAAACGGGCGGCATTTCCATTGCCTACAGGAATAGCCTACGCCGCAAGCTCAGCATCAAAGAACTCGAGGCTGAAATCAAGCGCCACTGGGCAGAACTCTACCACGAAGAAACCGTCAACGCCGAAAAAATTGAAGTAGACGAATAA
- a CDS encoding dihydroorotate oxidase, with the protein MGNDCINHEYYLRFSDKVLALIRRIFHNSPEFRHDSFKHVARLAPFIPFMGGRPDLTKPLRRVITFSDHSNSLYLGCPIILAAGANKTAERIKDYANVGFGGITVGTATRHYREGNTHRPRIGFLEEDRAIHNSMGLNNEGVEVIAKRVDAQLVKAHKAGLCVGISVAETPGLTDPEEKLKDILESFTIAYRAGDYIEINVSCPNTGESRVDLDMSFSERIFTEIMNFRNGLGLRKAVYAKLSPDLSERHLISIMDMLVRTGVNGVVIGNTYPTAKLSELPVNAKPEDLKPLRADGDCGGMSGRPLFENMVWNVKYIREHYPQMSIIACGGIDHGYKVYDLIKMGVDAVQCYSVVAFRWMAAHAMRNELMDAMLNDGYKSLGEYDDRNPKK; encoded by the coding sequence ATGGGAAATGATTGTATCAACCACGAATACTATTTGCGCTTTAGTGACAAGGTTCTCGCTCTTATCCGTCGGATTTTTCACAACTCGCCGGAATTCCGTCACGACTCGTTTAAGCATGTAGCTCGCCTGGCTCCGTTTATCCCGTTCATGGGTGGGCGCCCGGACTTGACTAAGCCGCTTCGTCGCGTTATCACTTTTTCGGACCACAGCAATTCGCTTTATCTGGGCTGCCCGATTATTTTGGCAGCGGGTGCAAACAAGACTGCGGAACGCATCAAGGATTATGCGAATGTCGGATTCGGTGGCATTACCGTAGGTACGGCGACGCGCCATTATCGCGAAGGCAATACGCATAGGCCTCGCATCGGCTTCTTGGAAGAGGACCGTGCTATCCACAATAGTATGGGCCTTAATAACGAAGGTGTCGAGGTTATCGCAAAACGTGTGGACGCGCAACTCGTGAAGGCGCATAAGGCCGGACTCTGTGTGGGTATCTCGGTTGCCGAGACGCCGGGACTTACCGACCCCGAAGAAAAACTCAAGGACATTCTCGAAAGTTTCACGATTGCCTACCGTGCAGGCGATTACATCGAAATCAACGTGAGCTGCCCCAATACGGGTGAATCCCGTGTGGACCTGGACATGAGTTTTTCGGAACGCATCTTTACCGAAATCATGAACTTCCGCAACGGGCTTGGACTCCGTAAGGCTGTGTATGCGAAACTCAGTCCGGATCTTTCGGAGCGCCACCTGATTTCCATCATGGATATGCTTGTGCGTACCGGCGTGAACGGCGTGGTTATCGGGAATACTTACCCGACCGCGAAATTGAGTGAACTGCCCGTGAATGCGAAACCCGAAGACCTCAAGCCGCTCCGTGCTGACGGCGACTGCGGCGGCATGTCGGGCCGTCCACTGTTCGAGAACATGGTGTGGAATGTGAAGTATATCCGCGAGCATTACCCGCAGATGAGCATTATCGCTTGCGGCGGCATCGACCACGGCTATAAGGTGTACGACCTCATCAAGATGGGTGTCGACGCAGTGCAGTGCTATTCCGTTGTGGCCTTCCGCTGGATGGCAGCCCATGCGATGCGCAATGAATTAATGGACGCTATGCTGAATGATGGCTATAAGTCGCTTGGCGAATACGACGACCGTAATCCGAAGAAGTAG
- the tilS gene encoding tRNA lysidine(34) synthetase TilS yields the protein MSLDLTQNIRRHGFKRLLLAVSGGLDSICLAHYFICNKESLDIEWLGIAHVHHGLREGTADRDAEFVEAFARKYNVPFFLKKLDGEALKNAEGSLEENARDARYQALAETFNETGDPRLRGDDKARAIVTAHHAGDQAETMYMRLRRGTTLAGLRGIQATREMPELGITIFRPFLNVTRRELLAYARENRLEWCEDESNDDVKFARNKARHELLPHLEQECPGAGEHLCQLAGLADRAYTKVIARCEALFAEARNDSTTLSLDKKRLNKILREHADADLSEMFRLWLSEQGLRFPIGFFYSQKEPAHVKIPVRAAYRKRSIAKIGRTVRICEFNSPEEAQKFVSCE from the coding sequence TTGAGTCTTGATTTAACGCAAAATATTCGCCGTCATGGTTTCAAGCGCCTACTGCTTGCAGTTTCGGGCGGATTAGACTCCATCTGCCTGGCACATTATTTTATTTGCAATAAAGAATCTTTGGACATTGAATGGCTCGGAATTGCGCACGTGCATCACGGGCTGCGCGAAGGAACAGCCGACAGGGATGCGGAATTTGTCGAGGCGTTCGCCCGCAAGTATAACGTTCCGTTTTTCTTGAAGAAACTGGACGGCGAAGCGCTGAAAAATGCCGAGGGCTCGCTCGAAGAGAATGCAAGGGATGCGAGGTATCAGGCGCTAGCTGAAACATTCAACGAGACAGGAGATCCCCGCCTGCGCGGGGATGACAAGGCGAGAGCAATCGTGACGGCTCACCATGCGGGAGACCAGGCGGAAACCATGTACATGCGGCTCCGTCGCGGCACAACGCTTGCCGGATTAAGGGGTATTCAGGCAACAAGGGAGATGCCCGAGCTTGGCATCACAATTTTCCGCCCGTTCCTGAACGTGACGCGCAGGGAACTGCTCGCCTATGCCCGCGAAAACAGGCTCGAATGGTGCGAGGACGAAAGCAATGACGATGTCAAGTTCGCGCGCAACAAGGCAAGACACGAACTGTTGCCCCACCTAGAACAGGAATGCCCCGGAGCAGGGGAACACCTCTGCCAGCTGGCAGGGCTTGCCGACAGGGCCTACACGAAGGTTATCGCTAGGTGCGAGGCACTATTTGCCGAAGCCCGTAACGACTCAACAACTCTCTCGCTGGACAAGAAAAGGCTCAACAAAATCCTGCGGGAGCACGCCGACGCGGACCTTTCGGAGATGTTCCGGCTGTGGCTTTCGGAGCAGGGACTGCGCTTTCCCATCGGATTCTTCTATAGCCAGAAAGAGCCCGCGCATGTGAAAATCCCTGTCCGCGCGGCCTATCGCAAGCGCTCCATCGCTAAAATCGGCCGTACTGTCCGGATTTGCGAGTTCAATAGCCCCGAGGAAGCGCAGAAATTTGTATCTTGCGAGTGA
- a CDS encoding TlpA disulfide reductase family protein, translating into MLRLLAFVAILFVAVPSFAGPWLGLIFKKTEFENHLALDVKGVHPGSGCVAAGIVAGDKVIGFAGKPLADMSQITSVISSSKAGATVAVEILRDGKKKNLKVKLTDRPDDISSLTGSAIGSKMAEFGKNFYQNGEKRKQKPKATLLDFWATWCGPCRQTLPILESIYSKLGGQGLEVIGIADENLSTLNAFYEKQHRSPYPLYRDATKELWRRYGIRAVPTLMLLDSEGYIKGVWSGVPNQKALEQIVIETMNGK; encoded by the coding sequence ATGCTTCGATTGCTTGCGTTTGTCGCTATCCTGTTTGTTGCCGTTCCGTCGTTTGCGGGCCCGTGGCTCGGGCTTATTTTCAAGAAGACGGAATTCGAAAATCACCTCGCGCTCGACGTGAAGGGCGTGCATCCCGGTTCGGGCTGTGTTGCCGCGGGTATCGTCGCGGGCGACAAGGTCATCGGTTTTGCGGGCAAGCCGCTTGCCGACATGTCGCAGATTACTTCCGTCATTTCCAGTTCCAAGGCTGGCGCTACCGTTGCGGTCGAAATCCTGCGCGATGGTAAAAAGAAGAACCTCAAGGTAAAACTTACGGATAGGCCAGATGACATCAGCAGTCTTACGGGATCTGCCATTGGAAGCAAGATGGCGGAATTCGGCAAGAATTTCTATCAGAATGGCGAAAAGCGCAAGCAGAAACCGAAGGCCACGCTCCTTGACTTCTGGGCGACCTGGTGTGGGCCGTGCAGGCAGACTCTTCCCATACTTGAAAGCATTTATTCGAAACTCGGTGGCCAGGGACTTGAGGTCATTGGCATTGCTGATGAGAACCTGTCGACATTAAACGCTTTTTATGAAAAACAGCATCGCTCCCCGTATCCGCTTTATCGCGATGCGACGAAGGAACTGTGGCGTCGTTATGGAATACGGGCCGTACCCACGCTGATGCTCCTAGACAGCGAAGGCTATATTAAGGGCGTATGGAGCGGAGTGCCTAACCAAAAGGCGCTCGAGCAGATTGTCATCGAGACGATGAACGGAAAGTAG
- the ftsH gene encoding ATP-dependent zinc metalloprotease FtsH encodes MLVMLFAMFLTGNDKEQSLTRTEFLAMMGDSTKVITELSLQKTPDGIIIEGAYKLSPEEIAEANKNKSPIARFTRSENDGDTRKFTSHMLDISNEQITAWEMFKGVKVKVIHESTTWIDTIMAFLPIIILIAFFWLMSSRQMGGGGKNPFSFGKSQAKILANDPKKRTTFNDVAGCDEAKQDLQELVEFLKAPKKYDELGGRIPKGALLVGPPGTGKTLLARAVAGEAGVPFFSMSGSDFVEMFVGVGASRVRDLFETGKKNAPCILFIDEIDAVGRQRGAGLGGGHDEREQTLNQLLVEMDGFAANEGVILIAATNRPDVLDKALLRPGRFDRQIVVGLPDLKGREEILKVHLKKRKVPLDKDVDVSAIAKGTPGLAGADLENLVNEAALLAARFNNKKVTMLDFEEARDKLSMGAERRTLLMTDEEKRHTAYHEAGHALMTLLCKHSDPLHKITIIPRGRALGITMSLPERDQVSYSREYAEERIMIMMSGRLAELIFFNHQSTGASNDIQRATELARKMVTEWGFDEEIGPVCYSRADGEVFLGREISKPKEMSEMMAEKIDNAINNLIKRMDQAARKLLEENKEKLVDLAEALFEFEVLDREEIDKVMAGEKLTGTKKSRQYQALEEMAEKKKREETPPPDPGRQPPVAPVASETPVVSKPEAAGISPSAEIPPEEPQA; translated from the coding sequence ATGCTTGTCATGCTCTTTGCCATGTTCCTCACCGGCAACGACAAGGAACAAAGCCTGACGCGCACCGAATTTCTGGCCATGATGGGAGACTCCACCAAGGTCATTACCGAACTTTCGCTCCAGAAGACCCCCGACGGCATCATCATCGAGGGGGCCTACAAGCTTTCCCCCGAAGAAATAGCCGAAGCGAACAAGAACAAGAGCCCCATAGCCAGGTTCACCCGTTCCGAAAACGACGGTGATACACGCAAATTCACAAGCCACATGCTCGACATCTCTAACGAGCAGATTACCGCCTGGGAAATGTTCAAGGGTGTGAAGGTGAAGGTCATCCACGAATCGACAACGTGGATTGACACCATCATGGCATTCCTCCCGATTATCATCCTCATCGCATTCTTCTGGCTCATGTCGAGCCGCCAAATGGGCGGTGGCGGCAAGAATCCGTTTAGTTTTGGCAAGAGCCAAGCCAAGATTCTGGCAAACGACCCCAAGAAACGCACCACCTTCAACGACGTGGCTGGCTGTGACGAGGCCAAGCAGGACCTTCAGGAACTCGTAGAATTTCTGAAGGCCCCGAAAAAGTACGATGAACTCGGCGGGCGTATCCCGAAGGGAGCCTTGCTCGTCGGGCCTCCGGGTACCGGTAAGACGCTCCTCGCACGCGCCGTCGCTGGCGAAGCGGGAGTGCCATTCTTCAGCATGTCGGGTTCCGACTTCGTGGAGATGTTCGTGGGTGTGGGCGCAAGCCGCGTGCGAGACCTCTTCGAAACAGGCAAGAAGAATGCCCCATGCATACTGTTTATCGACGAAATTGACGCCGTAGGCCGCCAGCGTGGCGCAGGCCTCGGCGGCGGGCACGACGAACGCGAACAAACCTTGAACCAGTTGCTCGTCGAGATGGACGGCTTCGCTGCAAACGAAGGCGTCATCCTGATTGCGGCCACAAACCGCCCCGACGTTCTCGACAAGGCGCTCCTGCGTCCGGGACGTTTCGACCGCCAGATCGTGGTGGGGCTCCCCGACCTCAAGGGCCGCGAAGAAATTTTGAAGGTGCACCTGAAAAAGAGAAAGGTCCCGCTCGACAAGGACGTGGACGTTTCCGCCATCGCGAAGGGCACTCCGGGCCTCGCCGGCGCCGACCTCGAGAACCTCGTGAACGAAGCGGCCCTCCTCGCTGCCAGGTTCAACAACAAGAAGGTCACGATGCTCGACTTCGAGGAAGCCCGCGACAAGCTCAGCATGGGTGCCGAGCGCCGCACGCTCCTGATGACCGACGAAGAAAAACGCCACACGGCCTACCACGAGGCGGGTCACGCCCTCATGACGCTTTTGTGCAAGCACTCTGACCCGCTCCACAAGATTACGATTATCCCGCGCGGCCGCGCTCTCGGTATCACGATGAGCCTCCCGGAACGCGACCAGGTAAGCTACAGCCGCGAATACGCCGAAGAACGCATCATGATCATGATGTCGGGTCGCCTCGCCGAACTCATCTTCTTCAACCACCAGAGCACGGGCGCCAGCAACGACATACAGCGCGCTACGGAACTTGCCCGCAAGATGGTCACGGAATGGGGCTTCGACGAAGAAATCGGGCCGGTATGCTACAGCCGCGCCGACGGCGAAGTGTTCCTGGGCCGCGAAATTTCCAAGCCCAAGGAAATGTCCGAGATGATGGCCGAAAAAATCGACAACGCCATCAACAACCTCATCAAGCGCATGGACCAGGCCGCACGCAAGCTCCTCGAAGAGAACAAGGAAAAACTTGTCGACCTCGCCGAAGCGCTGTTCGAATTCGAAGTCCTCGACCGCGAAGAAATCGACAAGGTCATGGCTGGCGAAAAACTCACCGGCACCAAGAAGAGCCGCCAGTACCAGGCTCTCGAGGAGATGGCCGAAAAGAAGAAGCGCGAAGAGACGCCCCCTCCTGACCCGGGAAGGCAACCGCCCGTAGCTCCAGTAGCAAGCGAGACGCCGGTCGTCTCGAAGCCCGAAGCCGCCGGTATATCGCCCTCCGCAGAAATTCCGCCCGAGGAGCCGCAGGCATAA
- the folP gene encoding dihydropteroate synthase — translation MLKDFLDINRANPWKIGNDTIDASSMPLVMGIVNTTPDSFFDGGKHNSPEAAYDHSVMLLEQGATILDIGGESSRPGSAPVSVQEELDRVCPVVEALAQMRSISDDLENPGSRKFYISVDTVKAKVARECMRLGAHIINDISACSMDPDMLSAVAQTGASVVLNHMRGSFGNMQNDFKPYANVVEEVKSELFAQVDKLLALGVEKAKICIDPGIGFGKTVQDNIDLMKAVDVFAQTGYPVLIGTSRKSYIGKMSGLEKSDRLIPTVTAGIVAAIGGASVIRVHDVREAKESILYLEALKSNGTV, via the coding sequence ATGCTCAAGGATTTCCTCGACATAAACCGCGCTAACCCGTGGAAAATCGGCAACGACACCATCGATGCAAGTTCGATGCCGCTCGTGATGGGAATCGTCAACACGACGCCCGACAGTTTCTTTGACGGTGGAAAGCATAATTCACCCGAAGCCGCCTACGATCATTCGGTCATGCTCCTGGAACAAGGCGCGACCATCCTCGACATCGGTGGCGAAAGCAGTCGTCCCGGCTCGGCACCCGTAAGTGTACAGGAAGAACTAGACCGCGTTTGCCCCGTAGTAGAAGCTCTCGCCCAGATGAGAAGCATCTCCGACGACCTCGAGAACCCCGGAAGCCGTAAGTTCTACATCTCGGTCGACACGGTCAAGGCGAAGGTCGCCCGCGAATGCATGCGCCTGGGCGCCCACATCATCAACGATATCAGCGCCTGCTCGATGGACCCCGACATGCTTTCCGCAGTCGCACAGACCGGCGCCAGCGTGGTGCTCAACCACATGCGCGGTTCCTTCGGCAACATGCAGAACGATTTCAAGCCCTACGCGAACGTGGTGGAAGAAGTAAAAAGCGAACTTTTCGCGCAGGTCGACAAGCTTCTCGCCCTGGGTGTCGAGAAAGCGAAAATCTGCATCGATCCCGGAATCGGGTTCGGCAAGACCGTGCAGGACAACATCGACCTGATGAAGGCCGTCGACGTGTTCGCGCAGACAGGCTACCCCGTACTCATCGGGACATCGCGAAAATCCTATATTGGGAAGATGTCTGGACTCGAAAAGAGTGACAGGCTCATCCCGACGGTCACCGCAGGCATTGTCGCAGCCATTGGCGGGGCATCCGTCATCCGCGTGCACGACGTCCGCGAGGCAAAAGAATCTATACTTTACCTGGAGGCCCTGAAGTCCAATGGTACTGTTTAA
- a CDS encoding SUMF1/EgtB/PvdO family nonheme iron enzyme: MSEKENSETETNATQNKASKRKKKNIAVLVIMFLLLLCLFIVQCQLDKIKQEALQKQQETELEARQKHILDSLRRIEKMKADSLADAEAARIADSIAQADSIRAADSIASLKPEINKDSLRHVRDSLKHVRDSIAAADKARSDSLAAIADSIAKLEKARLDSLEKKRIQDSIRSSDKTPPGAEITPPAGRYYDPIKLKVKCDEIKCKTFLSIGDTLNPQEAGKAVEYNKTGSVFFYAEDSVGNRTPWEEAKYDMASDNICGKNAYPVPVGGKTVCVDAYEYPNEADANPRDMVSQEQAVELCKQAGKHLCSIDEWQAACRGKDKTRFSYGDGYKQNKCNTNTKAMKRSGRKEQCRSWFGMYDMNGNLWEWTATKSKDHPNMFLVAGGAWNTNNESKCTDSKFSFYPQNQYPSVGFRCCK; encoded by the coding sequence ATGAGCGAGAAAGAGAACAGCGAAACCGAAACCAACGCCACGCAGAACAAGGCCAGCAAACGGAAGAAGAAGAACATTGCCGTTCTGGTCATCATGTTCCTTTTGTTGCTGTGCCTTTTCATTGTACAGTGCCAGCTTGACAAGATAAAGCAGGAAGCCTTGCAGAAGCAACAGGAAACCGAACTCGAGGCAAGGCAGAAGCACATCCTCGACAGTCTACGCCGCATCGAGAAGATGAAGGCCGATAGCCTCGCCGACGCCGAGGCAGCCCGCATTGCCGACAGCATCGCTCAGGCAGATTCCATCCGCGCTGCCGACAGCATCGCCTCGCTCAAGCCCGAGATAAACAAGGACAGCCTGCGCCATGTTCGCGATAGCCTAAAGCACGTACGCGATAGCATTGCTGCCGCAGACAAGGCCCGCAGCGATTCCCTCGCGGCAATCGCCGACAGCATCGCAAAACTCGAAAAGGCCAGGCTCGATTCACTCGAGAAAAAGCGCATACAGGACAGCATACGCTCTTCGGACAAGACCCCCCCAGGAGCCGAAATCACGCCGCCCGCGGGCCGCTACTACGACCCCATCAAGCTCAAGGTGAAGTGCGACGAAATCAAATGCAAGACATTCCTTTCCATCGGAGATACGCTGAACCCGCAAGAAGCGGGCAAGGCAGTGGAATATAACAAGACTGGCAGCGTATTCTTCTATGCGGAAGACTCCGTCGGGAACCGCACCCCATGGGAAGAAGCCAAGTACGACATGGCATCGGACAATATCTGCGGGAAGAACGCCTACCCCGTCCCCGTCGGCGGTAAGACCGTTTGCGTGGACGCCTACGAATACCCGAACGAAGCCGATGCCAACCCGCGTGACATGGTGAGCCAGGAACAGGCGGTGGAACTCTGCAAGCAGGCCGGCAAGCACCTCTGCAGCATCGACGAATGGCAAGCGGCATGCCGTGGCAAGGACAAGACACGCTTCTCGTACGGCGACGGCTACAAGCAGAACAAGTGCAATACCAACACCAAGGCCATGAAGCGCAGCGGCCGCAAGGAACAGTGCCGCAGCTGGTTCGGAATGTACGACATGAACGGGAACCTCTGGGAATGGACAGCGACCAAGAGCAAGGACCACCCGAACATGTTCCTGGTGGCTGGCGGAGCATGGAACACGAACAACGAAAGCAAGTGCACCGACAGCAAGTTCAGTTTCTACCCGCAGAACCAGTACCCGAGCGTCGGTTTCCGCTGCTGCAAATAG
- a CDS encoding GH116 family glycosyl hydrolase yields MKTQDIENLKDCKEAVYAAMQYLEKMVNEGENFPLTHGTDDTFDNLSSHGISVYCGSLWIAGLRAAAKIAEILGDKAQADTWNAKADAANKEFDEALWDEAEGYYHFFVTPMEAKDVVADKLPQLADAIKETLVIDGNDVKAALKTINEWLNSGEIPSDVELSKNELRGLKKAWLTAQCKEAFTASWNAKIANDCDDVFADTMLADTYLRLLGLKPISDEKKAKANLLRVFNTNYKANSPLIGAANLVRKDGSPLDEFNFQAHDVWIGIQYSIMCAMMHHGLEKQAADMGDSMIRNLYEEARIPFAAPEGFNGSCRLHPEALVKAFGLSATAADKMHKELLKKGALLADSRISPKLPRNLPAFTKAFGSIAKANKVEASALFMLLHSTALKYTAGKYFRPGMVFALLY; encoded by the coding sequence GTGAAGACGCAGGACATCGAAAACCTGAAGGATTGCAAGGAAGCCGTTTACGCCGCCATGCAGTACCTCGAAAAGATGGTGAACGAAGGCGAAAACTTCCCGCTCACCCACGGTACCGACGACACTTTCGACAACCTCTCCAGCCATGGCATTTCCGTGTACTGCGGTAGCCTCTGGATTGCAGGCCTCCGCGCCGCCGCCAAGATTGCCGAAATCCTCGGTGACAAGGCTCAGGCAGACACTTGGAACGCCAAGGCCGATGCCGCCAACAAGGAATTTGACGAAGCCCTGTGGGACGAAGCCGAAGGCTACTACCACTTCTTCGTGACTCCGATGGAAGCAAAGGACGTTGTGGCCGACAAGCTCCCGCAACTCGCCGACGCCATCAAGGAAACGCTCGTTATCGACGGTAACGATGTGAAGGCAGCTCTCAAGACCATTAACGAATGGCTGAATTCCGGCGAGATCCCGAGCGACGTGGAACTTTCCAAGAACGAACTCCGCGGCCTCAAGAAGGCATGGCTCACCGCCCAGTGCAAGGAAGCCTTCACCGCCAGCTGGAACGCAAAGATTGCTAACGACTGCGATGACGTCTTCGCCGACACGATGCTCGCCGACACCTACCTCCGCCTGCTCGGCCTCAAGCCGATTAGCGACGAGAAGAAGGCGAAGGCCAACCTGTTGCGCGTTTTCAACACGAACTACAAGGCCAACAGCCCGCTCATCGGTGCCGCAAACCTTGTTCGTAAGGACGGTTCTCCGCTGGATGAATTCAACTTCCAGGCTCACGACGTGTGGATCGGCATCCAGTACAGCATCATGTGCGCCATGATGCACCACGGACTCGAAAAGCAGGCTGCCGACATGGGCGATTCCATGATCCGCAACCTCTACGAAGAAGCCCGCATCCCGTTCGCCGCACCGGAAGGATTCAATGGTTCCTGCCGCCTGCACCCAGAAGCACTCGTAAAGGCTTTCGGCCTTAGCGCCACCGCCGCCGACAAGATGCACAAGGAACTCCTGAAGAAGGGCGCCCTCCTTGCCGACAGCCGCATCAGCCCGAAGCTCCCGCGCAACCTGCCCGCCTTTACCAAGGCATTCGGCAGCATCGCGAAGGCCAATAAGGTTGAAGCGAGCGCACTCTTCATGCTGCTCCACAGCACGGCTCTGAAGTACACCGCCGGCAAATACTTCCGCCCGGGCATGGTGTTCGCTCTGCTGTACTAA
- a CDS encoding histidine-type phosphatase, translating into MKKFLALLLTVTIAVFAQKADQMGSNYYAYPTPSAKYTKAPAGYKPFYVSHYGRHGSRFHQPADHYHMLYNTLAQADSADKLTELGKSLLERAKFLDEYAAPRAGDLTQLGVAQHQGIAKRMVKNFPEVFKNDAYVEAYASTSVRCVVSMAAFLEELRAQKPKLDIHQESGGYLMAFISPLNFGKIIGESNTPAWQKENEKLYSHVNPARMMNAIFNDSTYVQKNIDAGDLFSKIYEIGNSLQGSPEIEFSFDDLWTDEDLAARWHAQNAWWYSVLGNNPFGKKEGLENARPLLKNFLDVADKVIAADTAKADKTAKPAKKVSATLRFGHDTVIFPFAALLQMENGTQNTGIETADMENLHKVWRDYEISPMAANTQFVFYKSAKKGSPILVKVMHNEIEQKLPVTCDSAAVKNCPAAPYYRWDDFRDFYGKIATNK; encoded by the coding sequence ATGAAGAAGTTTTTAGCATTATTGCTTACTGTTACCATAGCGGTTTTCGCCCAAAAAGCCGACCAGATGGGAAGCAACTACTACGCCTACCCCACTCCTAGCGCCAAATACACCAAGGCCCCCGCAGGCTACAAGCCGTTCTACGTGAGCCATTACGGCAGGCACGGTAGCCGCTTTCACCAGCCTGCAGACCATTATCACATGCTCTACAACACGCTTGCACAAGCCGACTCCGCAGACAAGCTGACCGAACTCGGCAAGAGCCTGCTCGAGCGTGCGAAATTCCTGGACGAATACGCCGCCCCGCGCGCAGGCGACCTCACGCAGCTCGGCGTAGCACAGCACCAAGGAATCGCCAAGCGAATGGTGAAGAACTTCCCCGAGGTGTTCAAGAATGACGCCTACGTCGAGGCCTACGCGAGTACGAGCGTACGCTGCGTGGTGAGCATGGCGGCCTTCCTCGAGGAACTGCGCGCGCAGAAGCCCAAGCTCGACATCCACCAAGAATCGGGCGGCTACCTGATGGCTTTCATCAGCCCGCTAAACTTCGGCAAGATTATCGGGGAATCCAACACGCCCGCATGGCAAAAGGAAAACGAGAAACTCTACAGCCATGTGAACCCCGCACGCATGATGAATGCGATTTTCAACGATTCGACATACGTACAGAAGAATATCGACGCAGGCGACCTGTTCAGCAAGATATACGAAATCGGCAACAGCCTGCAGGGCAGCCCCGAAATCGAATTCAGCTTTGACGACCTGTGGACCGACGAGGATCTCGCCGCCCGCTGGCACGCACAGAACGCCTGGTGGTACAGCGTGCTGGGCAACAATCCCTTCGGCAAAAAGGAAGGCCTCGAGAATGCCCGTCCGCTGCTGAAGAACTTCCTCGATGTTGCAGACAAGGTAATCGCCGCCGACACCGCAAAGGCCGACAAGACGGCAAAACCTGCGAAAAAAGTTTCCGCGACGCTCCGTTTCGGGCACGATACCGTCATTTTCCCGTTCGCCGCATTGTTGCAAATGGAAAACGGCACGCAGAATACGGGCATCGAGACCGCCGACATGGAAAATCTGCACAAGGTCTGGCGCGATTACGAGATTAGCCCGATGGCGGCAAACACGCAGTTTGTGTTCTACAAGTCCGCAAAGAAGGGCTCCCCCATCCTGGTGAAGGTAATGCACAACGAAATCGAGCAGAAATTGCCCGTGACCTGCGATTCCGCAGCCGTCAAGAACTGCCCCGCCGCCCCCTACTACCGCTGGGACGATTTTCGCGATTTCTACGGCAAAATCGCCACAAATAAGTAA